One Streptomyces umbrinus genomic window, CTCCGGCCTGCCGCTGACGCGGCCTCGAGCCGGGGCAGCGCCGTTGCCTCCCGGATTCGTGCTGCCGAGGTGGGCAACTCCCGCGCCGACACCGCGTGTTTCAACCGCGGATACGCCGTCCGCTCGATCGACGCCACGAAACCACCCCCCGACCATCAACCGGACAAAGGCCCCCGCGCGGCGACGACTCCAACGAACATCAATGCGACAGGAAAATCCCCAGCTCAGCGCGATGCATCACTGCCCTACGGCAGGTTTCCGGCGTACTCCGGTCGGACCCGCTCTTCGGCCTGCTCGTTCTACTTCTCGCGCAGCTACGTGAGCTGATGCGGCAGATCGGCCGCACCATCGACGAGTGGCATGACCTGCGCGGTTCGGGGGACGACGAGCCCTCCGACAAGTAGCAAGACAGAAGGCCCCGCTCCTCGGCTACCGGCGCTTTCTAGGGGTCGTCGCAACACGTGGTCGTGTTGATCAGGCCGCGAGCAGTTTATGCAGGCGCTCGGCTGGGGTTTCCCAGTCGAGCGTTTTGCGTGGGCGGCCGTTGAGTTCGGCAGCGACGGCGTCGAGGTGCTCGCGGCTGTGGACCGCAAGGTCGGTGCCCTTGGGTGCCTCTGTGTTTGTCAAGGTGTCTGGTGCAGTCGCGTAGGCTCGGTTTCGGCGGGTCCGGGAAGTGACTTGTCCGAAGAGTCGGCCGTCGGGGTTGGGCCGACCGCGCTGGATGCTGTAGTCGCCCCCGGCTGTCCTCCTGGGCCCGTCGTTCGGGTGCGGCGGCGTTCGTCGCCGACCATCGTGCGCCAGACGTGATCAGCCAGGCGGCGCTTCAGACAGCGCTGTGCTTCCCTGGGTGTCTTGCCTTCTGCGACTTTGGCCTGGAAGTAGGCGTGACCCCGAGTGCCGGGCATGCGGATCTGCGTGATGGCCACAGTGTGGAGTGCCGCGTTGAGCTGACGATCGCCGCGCCTGGACAGGCGATGGTGTGCGCGGCCGGCGCTGGCTATCTCGATGGGGGCGGTGCCGGCGTACTGGGCGAAGGCACTGGCAGTTGGGAAGCGAGTGGGGTTTCCGGTCCGGCCCAAGAGGCGGGCGGCGGTTATGGCTGCGATGCCCGGAGTGTCGGTCAGTCGGCTTCCGGACTCTGCGACCAGTGCCGCCATGGCTTTAGCGTTGTCTTTCAGCTTCACGTCCCATGTGCGGACCTCGGTGATCAGGTCGGCGGCGAGGGCCTGGCGGGTGGTTTCGGCGGGACCGACGGGGACGACCGTCTGCAGCAGCTGCTCGGCTTTGGCCGCGGACAGATCACGTGGCGCCCCTCCGGGCAGGAGGGCTCGCAGCAGCGCGTGGAGCTGGTTGACCGCGCGGACCCTGGCCTGCGCGAGGTTGCTACGTCGTTCGTCCAGCAGCGCCAGCGCATCCGTTGAGTTCTCGGGC contains:
- a CDS encoding IS110 family transposase, whose translation is MMLIGIDPHKSTHTATAVDPGTNRDQASIRIDGTLQEYQRMLDWACQWHQRQWAVENARGLGHHLTSWLLARGERVVDVPPTATARVRQLSRGAGRKTDRIDAAAAACVAAVQGDARPVQPENSTDALALLDERRSNLAQARVRAVNQLHALLRALLPGGAPRDLSAAKAEQLLQTVVPVGPAETTRQALAADLITEVRTWDVKLKDNAKAMAALVAESGSRLTDTPGIAAITAARLLGRTGNPTRFPTASAFAQYAGTAPIEIASAGRAHHRLSRRGDRQLNAALHTVAITQIRMPGTRGHAYFQAKVAEGKTPREAQRCLKRRLADHVWRTMVGDERRRTRTTGPGGQPGATTASSAVGPTPTADSSDKSLPGPAETEPTRLHQTP